tagtTCTTTTAAACATGCATTTCTCAGGTACTAATTCATGTGAATgaataacttttttaacGATTTCGTTTTGTTCATTCATTATAATACCACCCCTACAAGACCTATTACTGCACCTCCATCGCCTAGTGCCGTCCTTATTGTAGTCTAAAGTGTATATCTGATCTTCATAGATAAGATTTTGCCCTCCACGTTGACctagaaaaatttcaaagttgtcgttcatttttttaagggTAGATTTTCGGcgaaaaaaaggaaaaattttatgggCAAAATTTTTGGCGAATTTACGGGTACCCAAGGATATCCTtatcaatttaataaatatagttaGGGTATGCTTAGTGCAGTTTATACTTATAATTTAACAAGGGTAGGTTCCGCGTTAGCCTCGTCTGCTTGTGGGTAGTTTCCGTGTTCATAATCATTTCCAAATAGGCTTCGTCTCCTTTGGTAGTCAAGAAAAATGCCTTCTAGCAACTTCTTTTGCGTGATTATCTGGATGTACGCTTCTATCTTCTTAAGAATTTCAAGTCTTGTGGTATGATATCCTaatatcaataaaatatttataaatatttcccacaataattatttaattattttaccCGATAAGGGGTATTGATAAACAGAGAGtgtaacaataaaaatatatttaatacattCCTGAGTGTTGGGACCACACTTATATAggttaaataaaagtttaaatGTAGAATAATGTATGTTgagaaattatttatttttttagtctTAATTCATTTAAATGTCCTAAATAACTACACATAACTGATTGAAAagctt
The Vairimorpha necatrix chromosome 6, complete sequence DNA segment above includes these coding regions:
- a CDS encoding FLYWCH-type domain-containing protein, yielding MNDNFEIFLGQRGGQNLIYEDQIYTLDYNKDGTRRWRCSNRSCRGGIIMNEQNEIVKKVIHSHELVPEKCMFKRTIKKIKEQVATINENFLEIIKNNSQHCQPA